Proteins encoded in a region of the Spirochaetota bacterium genome:
- the dsrB gene encoding dissimilatory-type sulfite reductase subunit beta encodes MARTDIGPPDFRTMLPEAIKKNYGTWDYHEILKPGVMRHVAAGGDVLYTVRAGTPRLLSIDCVRDICDIADKYCDGHLRFTSRANVEFMTPKKENVDGIVAAAKAMGLPVGGIGDCVSNIVHTQGWIHCHSAATDASGLVKAIMDELYGYFTEFRLSSKLRIAVACCINMCGAVHCSDLAVVGVHTKPPKIDNDRLTKACEIPSTIRSCPTGAIRKNPDGDGLVVNRERCMYCGNCYTVCPAMPLADAEGDGLAIFVGGKVSNARKAPMFSRLAIPFLPNNPPRWPEVTDALKNIVEVYVKHSRKYERLGEWIERIGWERFFTLTGIEFTEDHVDDFTTATETYRSSMQYRW; translated from the coding sequence ATGGCACGCACAGATATAGGCCCCCCGGATTTCCGCACCATGCTGCCGGAGGCCATCAAGAAAAATTACGGTACATGGGATTACCACGAGATTCTGAAGCCGGGCGTGATGCGCCACGTCGCGGCCGGCGGCGACGTGCTCTATACCGTCAGGGCTGGCACGCCCCGCCTGCTGAGCATCGATTGTGTCCGCGACATCTGCGACATAGCGGACAAGTACTGCGACGGCCATCTCCGGTTCACGAGCCGGGCCAACGTGGAGTTCATGACGCCGAAGAAGGAGAACGTCGACGGCATCGTAGCGGCGGCGAAGGCCATGGGGCTCCCGGTGGGAGGCATCGGCGACTGCGTGTCGAACATCGTCCACACCCAGGGGTGGATCCACTGCCACAGCGCCGCCACTGACGCGTCGGGCCTGGTGAAGGCGATCATGGACGAGCTCTACGGCTACTTCACCGAGTTCAGGCTCTCGTCGAAGCTGCGCATCGCCGTGGCCTGCTGCATCAACATGTGCGGCGCCGTCCATTGCTCCGACCTGGCCGTGGTGGGCGTCCATACCAAGCCCCCCAAGATCGACAATGACCGCCTGACCAAGGCGTGCGAGATTCCGTCCACGATCCGGTCGTGCCCCACGGGGGCCATCCGGAAGAACCCGGACGGCGACGGCCTGGTGGTGAACCGCGAGCGGTGCATGTACTGCGGCAACTGCTACACCGTGTGCCCCGCCATGCCCCTGGCCGACGCCGAGGGAGACGGCCTCGCCATCTTTGTCGGCGGCAAGGTCTCCAACGCGCGCAAGGCGCCGATGTTCTCGCGCCTGGCGATACCCTTCCTGCCGAACAATCCGCCCCGCTGGCCCGAGGTGACCGATGCCCTGAAGAACATCGTCGAGGTGTATGTTAAGCATTCGCGCAAGTACGAGCGCCTGGGCGAGTGGATCGAGCGGATCGGGTGGGAGCGCTTCTTCACCCTCACCGGCATAGAGTTCACCGAGGACCACGTGGACGATTTCACCACCGCCACGGAGACCTACCGGTCGTCGATGCAGTACCGCTGGTAA
- a CDS encoding nitrilase translates to MTDVIRIAAVSCPAPFGDVDGNFSLMEGLLQGPGTAGADIVCFPECSLTGYCLSKDALDLAEEVPGPLTERLIQTSSTRGCAVIAGFIERSGGEFFITQVAAGPGGLIGLYRKMHLSPGEQRLFAAGSETPVFRWKGFSFGIGLCYDAHFPELATLYALAGADIIFYPHASPPPETPAEKLARWLRYLPARAYDNGLYVAACNQCGDNGRAMVFQGASLVLDPKGEILDSSHGDGAAIAAADVRRDVIGRVRSSSMGYFLKERRPGAYGGLAGN, encoded by the coding sequence ATGACTGATGTTATCAGGATCGCCGCGGTGAGCTGCCCCGCCCCCTTTGGCGACGTTGACGGGAACTTCTCATTAATGGAAGGGCTCCTTCAGGGTCCCGGGACCGCTGGCGCGGATATTGTCTGCTTCCCGGAGTGCTCCCTCACCGGCTACTGTCTCTCGAAGGACGCCCTGGACCTGGCCGAGGAAGTGCCCGGCCCCCTCACCGAACGGCTCATCCAGACGAGCAGCACACGGGGGTGCGCGGTGATCGCGGGATTCATCGAACGCTCCGGCGGCGAATTTTTCATAACCCAGGTCGCGGCGGGGCCAGGGGGCCTGATAGGGCTCTACCGCAAGATGCACCTTTCTCCCGGGGAGCAGCGACTCTTCGCGGCCGGGAGCGAAACGCCCGTCTTCCGGTGGAAGGGCTTCTCCTTCGGCATCGGCCTCTGCTATGACGCGCACTTCCCCGAGCTCGCGACCCTCTACGCCCTGGCCGGGGCGGACATCATATTTTATCCCCACGCGTCGCCGCCGCCGGAAACCCCGGCGGAAAAGCTCGCCCGGTGGCTCCGCTACCTGCCTGCGCGGGCCTACGACAACGGCCTTTACGTGGCGGCCTGCAACCAGTGCGGCGACAACGGCCGCGCCATGGTGTTCCAGGGGGCGAGCCTGGTCCTCGATCCGAAGGGCGAGATCCTGGACAGCTCCCACGGAGACGGCGCCGCCATCGCGGCCGCCGATGTGCGCCGCGACGTCATCGGCCGGGTGCGCTCCTCGTCCATGGGGTATTTCCTGAAAGAGCGCCGCCCCGGCGCCTACGGCGGGCTCGCCGGCAATTAA
- a CDS encoding cobyrinate a,c-diamide synthase: MADSTRTQSRRGIAVAGLRGGSGKTLVTLGLIGALRRSGIAAAPFKKGPDYIDPAWLTRAAGRHCHNLDTYLLERDAIIDTYLSRNSDCAVAVVEGNRGIFDGMDIEGTHSVAGLAGLLGIPVILVADCAKASRTVAAMVRGCQAFDPDLALRGVILNRVAGERHRSITAGAIERYCGIPVLGAIPRIPGLDLAERSLGLVPVQEHTEPDRIIETITRAVGAAVDLDGIMAIMERHGYPSLASLFGGPADSAAPSPETGKAAPTIGVIRDSAFTFYYPENIEALAGSGAAIVEIDSMRDAALPPIDGLYIGGGFPETHAREIAANVSLRKAIRDAVEEGLPVYAECGGLVYLSETLDAGGTEYPMTGVFPLRFTVSRKPQGHGYTCFTVDRGNPYYPQGTVVRGHEFRYSRLNGAGAVETVFSMERGTGLREGRDGVLYKNALGTFCHTHALGSGVTWPRALVALARERIS; the protein is encoded by the coding sequence ATGGCCGACAGCACCCGAACGCAATCCCGCAGGGGAATCGCCGTCGCCGGCCTCAGGGGCGGCAGCGGCAAGACCCTGGTGACCCTGGGCCTCATCGGGGCGCTGAGGCGGAGCGGCATCGCCGCCGCCCCCTTCAAGAAGGGGCCTGACTACATCGACCCGGCCTGGCTCACCCGCGCGGCCGGCCGCCACTGCCACAATCTCGACACCTATCTCCTGGAAAGGGACGCCATCATTGATACGTACCTGTCCCGCAACAGCGACTGCGCCGTCGCCGTCGTGGAGGGAAACCGCGGCATCTTCGACGGCATGGACATTGAAGGGACCCACAGCGTCGCAGGCCTTGCCGGGCTCCTGGGTATACCGGTCATACTGGTGGCCGATTGCGCCAAGGCGAGCCGCACCGTCGCCGCCATGGTCCGGGGCTGCCAGGCCTTCGACCCTGACCTGGCCCTGCGCGGCGTGATCCTGAACCGCGTGGCCGGGGAGCGGCACCGCTCCATCACAGCCGGCGCCATCGAGCGCTACTGCGGCATACCGGTCCTGGGCGCCATCCCCCGCATACCGGGCCTCGACCTTGCGGAGCGAAGCCTGGGTCTCGTGCCGGTGCAGGAGCACACTGAACCGGACCGCATCATCGAGACCATAACGCGCGCCGTGGGCGCAGCCGTGGACCTCGACGGCATCATGGCCATCATGGAGCGCCATGGCTATCCGTCCCTGGCGTCGCTTTTCGGCGGCCCTGCCGACAGCGCCGCGCCTTCACCGGAAACCGGGAAAGCGGCTCCGACCATCGGCGTCATCCGCGACAGCGCCTTCACCTTTTACTATCCTGAAAACATAGAGGCCCTGGCCGGGAGCGGCGCCGCCATCGTCGAGATCGATTCGATGCGCGACGCGGCGCTGCCGCCCATCGACGGGCTTTACATAGGCGGGGGGTTTCCCGAGACCCACGCGCGGGAGATCGCGGCCAACGTCTCATTGCGAAAAGCCATCCGCGACGCCGTGGAGGAGGGCCTGCCGGTCTACGCCGAATGCGGCGGCCTGGTGTATCTTTCCGAAACGCTGGATGCCGGCGGAACGGAATACCCGATGACCGGCGTGTTCCCTCTCCGCTTCACCGTGAGCCGGAAGCCCCAGGGCCATGGCTACACCTGCTTCACCGTTGACCGGGGCAATCCCTATTATCCGCAGGGAACCGTTGTGCGGGGCCATGAATTCAGGTATTCGCGCCTCAACGGCGCCGGCGCCGTTGAAACCGTTTTCTCCATGGAGCGCGGCACGGGCCTCAGGGAGGGCCGCGACGGGGTCCTGTATAAGAACGCCCTGGGGACCTTCTGCCACACCCACGCCCTGGGAAGCGGCGTCACCTGGCCGCGGGCCCTGGTGGCCCTGGCCCGGGAGAGGATATCATGA
- a CDS encoding TusE/DsrC/DsvC family sulfur relay protein, translating to MPQIELNGVMYEVDEDGFLQEPEKWTEAIAAALAGKEGINSLTDEHWKVMNYLRDYYKDNGIAPMVRKLTKETGVQLKQMYELFPQGPANSACKWAGLPKPTGCV from the coding sequence ATGCCACAAATCGAACTCAACGGCGTAATGTACGAGGTTGACGAGGACGGCTTCCTCCAGGAGCCGGAGAAATGGACTGAAGCCATCGCGGCTGCCCTGGCCGGAAAGGAAGGCATCAACAGCCTCACCGACGAGCACTGGAAGGTGATGAATTACCTTCGGGACTATTACAAGGACAACGGCATCGCCCCCATGGTGCGCAAACTCACCAAGGAAACGGGCGTGCAGCTGAAACAGATGTACGAGCTGTTTCCGCAGGGGCCGGCCAACTCCGCGTGCAAATGGGCGGGACTGCCGAAACCGACCGGATGCGTATAA
- a CDS encoding methyl-accepting chemotaxis protein, translating to MAAPYMAITTNFFNLEETHVGHINQFLFGAYRDRAISDQQKARSLYIICVSIGGIMLALNLFFMLVQGKNLADVSVLGIFILEGIIITSFILTKKGHNTIASHIMLVPIMSVVWLTMVTTAGKVEIARVIDAIILLFPLIGLSALLTNRVSIIIYTAANCLALGGFVKFALDNEIMSRPASFSYLADGLAALIMLGIICFTILSNSRQSYDSINMALGESNRHRENINSILLQANSVAVDLAGATGNMASMTKSFSIGAQSQAASVEEITSTVEEVTASGDSIYGMAMNQSHLTDKVRIDMENLYGIVAKAGEKMRDAVVIRDRLNEMVEKSKAEIKNVLAVMSTATMKFKDVQETVNVIEDISEKINLLSLNASIEAARAGDHGRGFAVVADEIGKLADSTSSNVKSINTSFSMSNSEISNVYGRLEEFVSSLNSMIDCITDFSNRIDIVVDLTRQDLDLNSTARESLMDVYKEANSILAATNEQKTALLEISKSITIINDTTQDIAMSAHDLSTTSDNLVKTSGVLRNLSTRNDG from the coding sequence ATGGCAGCCCCATACATGGCCATAACAACGAATTTTTTCAATCTGGAGGAAACGCACGTGGGCCATATCAATCAGTTTTTATTCGGCGCATACCGGGATCGGGCTATCAGCGATCAGCAAAAGGCGCGGAGCCTGTACATCATATGCGTGTCCATAGGCGGGATCATGCTCGCCCTCAACCTCTTTTTCATGCTGGTCCAGGGAAAAAACCTCGCGGATGTCTCGGTGCTGGGAATTTTCATCCTTGAAGGCATCATTATCACAAGCTTCATACTCACGAAAAAAGGCCATAATACCATTGCCTCCCACATCATGCTCGTGCCAATCATGTCGGTGGTATGGCTGACGATGGTCACCACCGCGGGCAAGGTTGAGATCGCTCGGGTCATCGACGCCATTATACTGCTGTTCCCGCTGATCGGGCTTTCGGCGCTTCTCACCAACAGGGTCTCGATAATCATCTACACGGCGGCCAACTGCCTCGCCCTCGGTGGATTCGTCAAGTTCGCCCTGGATAACGAGATCATGAGCAGGCCCGCCTCCTTCAGCTATTTAGCCGACGGACTCGCGGCCCTCATCATGCTGGGCATAATCTGCTTCACGATCCTCTCCAACAGCCGCCAGTCATACGACTCGATCAACATGGCCCTCGGAGAAAGCAACCGCCACCGCGAAAATATAAACAGCATACTGCTGCAGGCGAACAGCGTCGCCGTGGACCTTGCGGGGGCCACGGGCAACATGGCGAGCATGACCAAGTCATTCTCCATAGGCGCCCAGTCACAGGCAGCATCCGTCGAGGAAATAACCTCGACCGTCGAAGAGGTGACCGCCAGCGGCGACTCGATATACGGCATGGCCATGAACCAGTCTCATCTCACGGACAAGGTCAGGATCGACATGGAAAACCTCTATGGCATAGTCGCCAAAGCGGGGGAGAAGATGCGCGACGCCGTCGTTATCCGCGACAGGCTCAATGAAATGGTCGAGAAATCAAAGGCCGAGATAAAAAACGTCCTGGCCGTGATGTCAACCGCGACCATGAAATTCAAAGACGTCCAGGAAACGGTAAACGTCATAGAGGACATATCCGAAAAGATCAACCTGCTTTCCCTCAACGCGTCGATCGAGGCGGCCAGGGCCGGAGATCACGGCAGGGGATTCGCCGTCGTGGCGGACGAGATCGGGAAGCTCGCCGACAGCACCTCCTCCAACGTCAAATCGATAAACACCTCGTTCTCGATGAGCAACAGTGAAATAAGCAACGTCTACGGCAGGCTCGAGGAGTTCGTCAGTTCCCTGAACAGCATGATCGACTGCATAACGGATTTCAGCAACCGCATTGACATCGTTGTCGATCTTACCAGGCAGGACCTGGACCTCAACAGTACCGCCCGGGAATCCCTCATGGACGTGTACAAAGAGGCGAACAGCATCCTGGCAGCCACGAACGAGCAGAAAACGGCCCTCCTGGAGATATCAAAAAGCATAACGATCATAAACGACACCACGCAGGATATCGCGATGAGCGCCCATGATCTGTCAACCACATCCGACAATCTGGTTAAAACATCCGGCGTGCTCAGGAACCTTTCCACGCGGAACGACGGTTAA
- a CDS encoding HAMP domain-containing protein: protein MASSKQQPLHKRLLNVIFKQNREIGDLVNVREVYFGLRSRVLGLLALVMIVVVSILAVVMYFNNRRLVESEKSAKARSLTHILTGPAEFYLDKTNKTTAEELQTKYQIIQRESQNFLTYNDDIVKIILTDESGRTRFSTSPWDYRRRDVPPYIRGGLLQKEEKLVSTDYTEQVKEPKKKKTRAASYRALTYPILLHKGETVNILQDFNRFYGEYHGAGKGRKSRIYFYLWSRHRDLLGKDFDPAAASRDKGKPKGRTEAPRVSKVYDVDFLFLALFNHCMTSRNRRILPRERWLWNDRWLFALKEDKMKAYRDDASARAKEIDDLIQSRIRGLAARVEESRRLGVLAVVFNVDSFRKVPTGNIELIMKIALVMIAVGCAAVLVVLNFSVRNLKKLEKWAISVSRGNLDEKIEIASNDEIGRLGDITNYMIDEIRAKYHLEKFVSRSTRSMISGSMTAENGPDLGVTGRKTLAFIFSDVRGFTSFSEKNDPETVIEVLNYYLELQSNIIKGNKGDIDDFVGDQIMAHFSGETRADRAIDTAIKIMKSVAGTNAERAGAGLPVFEVGIGVHEGDVVTGNIGSKFRMDFACVGDAVNLTSRLCSAAGAGEIFVSQDLFDRAKKKYAVAGRPSIEVKGKEKRVKIVKIDY, encoded by the coding sequence TTGGCATCATCAAAACAACAGCCTCTTCATAAGCGTCTCCTCAATGTTATCTTCAAACAGAACAGGGAGATCGGCGATCTCGTCAATGTCCGGGAGGTCTATTTCGGCCTGAGGAGCAGGGTCCTGGGGCTCCTCGCCCTGGTGATGATCGTCGTCGTGTCGATCCTCGCGGTCGTCATGTACTTCAATAACCGCCGCCTCGTGGAGAGTGAGAAGAGCGCCAAGGCGCGGTCCCTCACCCATATCCTCACCGGCCCGGCGGAGTTCTATCTCGACAAGACCAATAAGACCACGGCGGAGGAGCTGCAGACCAAGTACCAGATCATCCAGCGTGAATCCCAGAATTTTTTGACCTACAATGACGACATAGTAAAGATCATTCTCACCGATGAGTCCGGCAGGACCAGGTTCAGCACCAGCCCCTGGGATTACCGCCGCAGGGACGTGCCGCCCTACATCAGGGGGGGGCTTCTGCAGAAAGAGGAAAAGCTGGTATCCACGGATTACACGGAGCAAGTGAAGGAACCCAAAAAGAAAAAAACGCGCGCCGCCAGCTACCGGGCGCTTACCTATCCGATACTGCTCCACAAGGGCGAAACGGTCAACATTCTGCAGGACTTCAACCGCTTCTATGGCGAATACCACGGGGCGGGCAAGGGGAGAAAAAGCCGGATCTACTTCTACCTGTGGAGCAGGCACAGGGATCTCCTCGGCAAGGACTTTGATCCGGCGGCGGCAAGCAGGGATAAGGGTAAGCCGAAAGGGAGGACGGAGGCCCCGAGGGTCTCGAAGGTGTATGATGTCGATTTTCTCTTCCTGGCTCTGTTCAATCACTGCATGACCTCCAGGAACAGGAGGATCCTTCCCCGGGAGAGGTGGCTCTGGAACGACCGCTGGCTTTTCGCCCTGAAAGAGGACAAAATGAAGGCCTACCGCGACGACGCTTCAGCCAGGGCCAAGGAGATCGACGACCTCATACAGTCGCGGATCCGCGGCCTTGCAGCCCGGGTCGAGGAGAGCAGGAGGCTCGGCGTCCTGGCCGTGGTCTTCAACGTGGACTCGTTCAGGAAGGTTCCCACCGGGAACATCGAGCTGATCATGAAGATCGCCCTGGTCATGATCGCCGTCGGCTGCGCGGCGGTCCTCGTTGTCCTCAACTTCAGCGTCAGGAACCTCAAGAAGCTCGAGAAGTGGGCCATTTCCGTCAGCAGGGGCAACCTCGACGAAAAGATAGAGATCGCCTCCAACGACGAGATCGGCAGGCTCGGCGACATCACGAACTACATGATCGACGAGATCAGGGCGAAGTACCATCTCGAGAAGTTCGTGTCGCGCTCCACGAGGAGCATGATCAGCGGGTCCATGACCGCCGAGAACGGGCCTGACCTCGGGGTGACCGGGAGAAAGACACTGGCCTTCATTTTCTCGGACGTCCGCGGCTTCACGTCGTTCTCGGAGAAGAACGACCCGGAGACCGTCATCGAGGTGCTCAATTATTACCTCGAGCTCCAGTCGAACATCATCAAGGGCAACAAGGGCGATATCGACGATTTCGTCGGCGACCAGATCATGGCCCATTTCTCGGGGGAGACGAGGGCCGACAGGGCCATCGACACCGCGATAAAGATAATGAAGAGCGTCGCCGGCACCAACGCCGAAAGAGCAGGGGCCGGCCTCCCGGTCTTCGAGGTGGGCATCGGGGTCCACGAGGGAGACGTCGTGACGGGCAATATCGGGTCGAAGTTCAGGATGGATTTCGCCTGCGTCGGCGATGCGGTGAACCTGACGTCGCGGCTCTGCTCCGCCGCCGGGGCCGGGGAGATCTTCGTTTCGCAGGACCTATTCGACCGGGCGAAGAAAAAATACGCCGTGGCCGGGCGGCCCTCCATCGAGGTCAAGGGGAAGGAAAAAAGGGTGAAGATCGTGAAGATCGACTACTGA
- a CDS encoding PD40 domain-containing protein: MQLVKLPVGILTCISLAMAWGHLTAQSFSSYEPPKNIGSPVNSTRNDFAPAISPDGSYMIFNSNRNGKYQDLYITCLKDGAWSDPVPLEQLNSPFNDETPFISADGTILLFSSDRDGSVEMPPDSRNQIKVSFDLYWSRRVNGQWSAPEPLPGDVNTRFHEKTPSLSRDGKTIYYSTWLFGDMSRSALVQAEFRDGRFVNSRPLPTPFNSGFQDVALIPAEDLKGFFFASNRNDSIGKFDIYFVSYKDGKFGAPQNLGDRVNGAENEIYLSRADQRYYLCSDRPGGSGLFDLYSSFVFTKDAAFETRAIHFDFNEAVIRKESYPYLDALFQFIKEHGDTNVEIIGHTDLHGTDDYNNRLSRARAEAVKKYLTEKGLDAGRFSIKGAGKTQPVVNRTGKDYDELNRRTEFRIIKK, from the coding sequence ATGCAACTTGTAAAACTACCAGTGGGAATCCTGACCTGCATTTCACTAGCAATGGCATGGGGCCATCTCACCGCACAGTCCTTCTCATCCTATGAACCGCCTAAGAATATCGGCTCTCCGGTGAACAGCACCAGGAACGATTTCGCGCCGGCCATCAGTCCCGACGGGAGCTACATGATATTCAATTCAAACAGGAACGGCAAGTACCAGGACCTCTATATCACCTGCCTGAAGGACGGTGCATGGAGCGATCCGGTTCCGCTGGAACAGCTCAATTCTCCCTTCAACGACGAGACGCCCTTCATCTCGGCCGACGGCACGATCCTCCTGTTTTCTTCGGACCGTGACGGGAGCGTCGAGATGCCCCCCGACAGCCGCAACCAGATAAAAGTATCCTTTGACCTGTACTGGTCCAGGCGGGTGAACGGCCAATGGTCGGCGCCGGAACCCCTTCCCGGGGACGTGAACACCCGGTTCCATGAAAAAACGCCGAGCCTGAGCAGGGACGGTAAAACGATCTATTACAGCACCTGGCTCTTCGGCGACATGAGCAGGAGCGCCCTGGTGCAGGCGGAGTTTCGCGACGGCAGGTTCGTGAATTCCAGGCCCCTCCCTACCCCCTTCAACAGCGGGTTCCAGGATGTGGCCCTCATCCCGGCCGAAGACCTGAAGGGATTCTTTTTCGCCTCCAACAGGAACGACAGCATCGGCAAGTTCGACATCTACTTCGTGTCGTATAAAGACGGGAAATTCGGCGCGCCTCAGAACCTGGGGGACAGGGTCAACGGCGCGGAAAACGAGATATACCTGTCCCGGGCCGACCAGAGGTACTACCTCTGCTCAGACCGGCCCGGGGGCTCCGGCCTCTTCGACCTTTATTCATCCTTCGTCTTCACAAAGGACGCGGCCTTCGAGACCCGGGCCATCCATTTCGATTTCAACGAGGCCGTGATCCGGAAAGAATCATACCCCTATCTTGACGCCCTCTTCCAGTTCATCAAGGAGCACGGCGATACGAACGTCGAGATCATCGGCCACACGGACCTCCACGGCACCGACGACTACAACAACCGGCTGAGCCGCGCAAGGGCCGAAGCGGTGAAAAAGTACCTCACGGAAAAAGGCCTCGATGCCGGGCGTTTCAGCATCAAGGGAGCCGGCAAAACCCAGCCCGTGGTTAACCGGACCGGCAAGGACTATGACGAGCTGAACAGGCGCACGGAATTCAGGATAATAAAAAAATAA
- a CDS encoding STAS domain-containing protein, producing the protein MKQVEFEMIDNIIILHLEGDMNSCGIMNVESVLDEIMERNPITIAVDCGRLLVLDSVTVSQLTKYLKKAKSNNIELVLYNINPEVLMTITLMQVDGLFTLVTEEQFERRYINKEMLN; encoded by the coding sequence ATGAAACAAGTTGAATTTGAAATGATAGATAATATCATCATCCTGCACCTGGAAGGGGACATGAATTCATGCGGGATCATGAACGTTGAAAGCGTTCTGGATGAGATCATGGAAAGGAATCCCATCACCATAGCGGTGGATTGCGGCAGGCTCCTTGTTCTTGATTCCGTGACCGTCTCGCAATTGACGAAATATCTGAAAAAGGCAAAGAGCAATAATATAGAACTGGTGCTCTATAATATCAATCCTGAAGTGCTCATGACCATCACATTGATGCAGGTGGACGGGCTGTTCACCCTTGTTACTGAGGAACAGTTCGAACGGCGGTATATAAACAAGGAGATGCTTAACTAG
- a CDS encoding MarR family transcriptional regulator: MEVNRNNFLYALTKIRQRIFAFLEEEMAEKDIDDIAPSHGHILFILDTKGPLSLMELARFAEKDKSTVSSVITRLEEKGYVAKVKGAEDGRFVKIRLTARAKKIRPVLWGISAAMNERLFRGFSQDEKSKLFELVGKMLNNL, encoded by the coding sequence ATGGAAGTGAACCGGAACAATTTTCTGTATGCGCTGACAAAAATCCGCCAGCGCATTTTCGCCTTTCTTGAGGAGGAAATGGCAGAGAAGGACATCGACGACATCGCGCCGTCGCACGGCCATATCCTTTTTATCCTGGATACGAAGGGCCCGCTCTCCCTGATGGAGCTGGCCCGGTTCGCGGAAAAGGACAAGTCCACGGTGTCGTCGGTGATCACACGGCTCGAGGAGAAGGGCTATGTCGCCAAGGTAAAAGGCGCTGAGGACGGCCGCTTTGTGAAGATCAGGCTCACTGCGCGGGCGAAAAAGATCAGGCCCGTATTGTGGGGCATATCGGCCGCGATGAATGAGAGGCTTTTCCGCGGCTTCAGCCAGGATGAAAAGTCTAAGCTTTTCGAGCTTGTCGGGAAAATGTTGAATAACTTATAA
- a CDS encoding MBL fold metallo-hydrolase: protein MIESSVFEEVIQIRMSREIGGRALYWVAAYLVDGLLIDTGCSYTSKELLSFLAGKDVRLAVNTHFHEDHVGGNRDIINALGIPVYAHPDSVPLIGKRQELFPYQEMVWGHPAPSVVEPVPEIIRTEHCSFTVMETPGHSAGHIALAEPARGWFFTGDIFSREKPKFIRPEENIGQTIASMRRIMEVPAGRHVLFTSVGKIVENGRAALGASVDYLTGLAGSAKRLKGEGMGPEDIMKELFGGEHDFARLTDGQYTTLNLVRSLLEAGGA from the coding sequence ATGATAGAATCAAGCGTCTTTGAAGAGGTAATACAGATACGGATGAGCAGGGAAATTGGCGGCAGGGCCCTTTACTGGGTGGCCGCATACCTGGTGGACGGCCTTCTCATAGACACGGGGTGCAGCTACACCTCGAAGGAGCTGCTCTCGTTCCTGGCCGGGAAGGATGTGAGGCTCGCGGTCAATACCCATTTTCACGAGGACCATGTCGGGGGGAATCGCGACATCATCAATGCCCTGGGCATCCCGGTCTATGCCCATCCCGACTCTGTTCCGCTCATAGGGAAGCGGCAGGAGCTGTTCCCGTACCAGGAAATGGTCTGGGGCCATCCGGCGCCGTCCGTTGTCGAGCCCGTACCGGAAATCATCAGGACCGAACACTGCTCCTTCACGGTGATGGAAACGCCGGGCCACAGCGCCGGCCATATCGCCCTCGCGGAGCCGGCCCGGGGATGGTTCTTCACCGGCGATATCTTTTCTCGGGAAAAGCCCAAGTTCATACGGCCGGAAGAGAACATCGGTCAGACCATCGCGTCCATGAGAAGGATCATGGAGGTTCCCGCCGGGCGCCACGTCCTGTTCACCTCCGTGGGCAAGATCGTGGAAAACGGCCGCGCCGCCCTTGGAGCGAGCGTCGATTATCTGACCGGCCTTGCCGGGTCCGCGAAGCGGCTGAAGGGCGAAGGCATGGGTCCGGAGGATATCATGAAGGAACTGTTCGGCGGGGAGCATGACTTTGCCCGGCTCACCGACGGCCAGTACACGACCCTCAACCTGGTGCGTTCCCTGCTGGAGGCCGGGGGAGCGTAG